The proteins below come from a single Bacteroidia bacterium genomic window:
- a CDS encoding M23 family metallopeptidase, translating into MSKVKFRYNSKSLKYEKVEITLRERILRVLSYLASGLVFAAITIAIAYSYFDSPKEKQLLRERDQLKLQYEILNNKLEQVETVLADIQQRDDNIYRVIFEAEPIPSSIRQAGGGGVNKYSKLSGYENAELIAETGERLDKIARQLVVQSKSFDEVIKLAKSKEVMLKSIPAIQPISNKDLTRIASGFSYRIHPIYKIMHFHTGLDFAAPTGTEIYSTGDGVVRVADAESRGYGNHIVIDHGYGYQTLYGHLSRYAVRPGQKVKRGEIIGYVGSTGTSTAPHLHYEVIKGGEKINPINFFYNDLSPADYEKVLELASKSNQSFD; encoded by the coding sequence ATGAGCAAGGTAAAATTTAGATACAATTCCAAATCGTTAAAATACGAAAAGGTTGAAATTACGCTAAGGGAACGTATCCTGAGGGTGCTTTCATACTTGGCATCCGGTTTAGTGTTCGCCGCAATTACCATTGCTATTGCCTACTCCTACTTCGACTCGCCTAAGGAAAAACAATTGCTGAGAGAAAGAGACCAACTAAAATTACAATACGAAATCCTGAACAACAAGTTGGAACAGGTAGAGACTGTTTTGGCAGATATTCAGCAGCGCGATGATAATATTTACCGGGTCATATTTGAAGCAGAACCTATTCCTTCCTCCATTCGTCAAGCCGGTGGTGGCGGAGTGAATAAGTACAGTAAACTTAGTGGTTACGAAAATGCCGAATTAATTGCTGAAACCGGCGAGCGATTAGATAAAATTGCCCGGCAACTGGTGGTTCAAAGTAAGTCATTCGATGAAGTTATTAAGTTAGCCAAAAGCAAGGAAGTTATGCTTAAATCCATCCCGGCTATTCAACCTATCAGCAACAAGGATTTAACCCGAATCGCAAGCGGCTTCAGCTACCGAATACACCCTATTTATAAAATTATGCACTTTCATACCGGCCTCGACTTTGCCGCTCCAACCGGTACCGAAATTTATTCTACCGGTGATGGTGTGGTAAGGGTGGCAGATGCCGAATCCAGAGGCTATGGAAACCATATCGTCATAGACCATGGTTATGGCTACCAAACCCTTTATGGTCACTTAAGCCGATATGCAGTTAGGCCCGGACAAAAGGTGAAACGTGGAGAAATTATAGGCTATGTAGGTAGCACCGGTACTTCTACAGCACCTCACCTGCACTATGAAGTAATTAAAGGTGGAGAAAAAATTAACCCGATTAACTTTTTCTACAACGACCTATCTCCTGCAGACTACGAAAAAGTACTTGAATTGGCTTCGAAATCAAACCAAAGCTTCGACTAA